The genomic segment CAGAGCATGTGTGCCATTTGAAATgagcagaactgacacattcaccATGGCGGATGTACGACGTATCCCAGCCAAAAGCCAACACATTCATTAGTAAAGttataaaaaaagaagcatgCTCTGGCTCTGCGAAGTCAGGGGGCGGTGAGAGCGTCAGACTGAGTTTCTGAACACACCCAGAAACCGAGGCGAAGCTCGGACTGGTCCGAGACTGCATGACGTCATGACAGTAAGCAGCTTTGGCCACAAAACAAGCGGACGAAAGCGTCCACGCTCTTTCGTACGGACGCTGTTCTGAGCCACGTGCGGGAGTGCCCAGTGCTGAACTTTcaccaaccttattgtttgactctgtattttccaataaattgttaaacttaATACCCGGCCTAATCATTGAAGAATCCcctcgaccagaataaaagaacccAGTAACAGAGGTTTCAATGGCCGGCAGGCTCAACCCGGACCGtgacttttctttgttctctttttcaACCTCTAACACATCTACATTATTTTTTCAACACAAGacccaccaaagatgacaatattagGCTAGGGCCACACTGCAGGGAAAGATACCCAATtgagattttgtattttttatttttttgttaaatccgatcttgttatgtagtcgttcacaatgcaaaaacaaatgcggCTTTTTGCTGAAGACATCACAtgcatgcgcacaaaacaggACGCCGTGTTGACGGAAGTAAATACGTCCCTCGCATAGGTCTCGTCATGATGCATTTGTGGTAATTTTATGCAAcctgagccaacattttctgatatttatcagttctaaagcatcaGCTTTTCCCCATTGACTATTTTCTGCTGCTTTGTCTGCCATTTGCTTTACTCTCACGTCTGTTTTGTTCAACAATCGTGACGTGCAGCCTTTTGATGACGTACAGGTCGCATGAGTGCCCCATGAGCGTTCATACTACACTCGTGTCGGCTACATATCCGCTTAATATCCACAGCCTGGAAATGAAAAATTCGAAATTTTattgttcacattgacataaaAGAATTTGACacgtcacattgggcaaaaataaaaaataaataaaagaaattggAATTGACCTGCAGCGTAACCTATAGATGTTTAGGTTTTGTTAGTGTGTACATACATTACAATTGTATAattcaccagctcttccagctccttccctcaggtaggcactaccgatcagaatcagaatcagaatcagaatcatctttatttgccaagtatgtccaaaacacacaaggaatttgtctccggtagttggagccgctctagtacaacaaacagtcaatttacagaacactttggggacataaagacattgacaaaaaacaattgtgcaaaaatctgtaacatttgcacaaccgacattgtcccagatgatcgcactactcgtcactttaaaccgcatacactccttgaagtctcagcgccctttgcacaatggtcattgcaccggactattgcaatattagtcgttcgaactgctctaagtgctagaggactctgcatctttttgcacaattgttttttgtcaatgtctttatgtccccaaagtgttctgtaaattgactgtttgttgtactagagcggctccaactaccggagacaaattcgttgtgtgtttggacatacttggcaaataaagatgattctgattctgattatgtattactcgtgcactcactgtagttgtctcgccatgctgcactatttgcatatactggccactcatgccagattagcagctgctccatttgcacactgattgaggagtatctgtaacatttgcacaaccaacattgtcccagatgatcgcactactcgtcactttaaaccgcatacactccttgaagtgtATGCGGCGCCCTTCGCACAATGggcattgcaccggactattgcaatattagtcattcgaacagctctaagtggtagaggactctgcatctttttgcacaattgttttttgtcaatgtctttatgtctcctaagtgttctgtaaattgactgtctgttgtaccaGAGCGGCTCGaactaccggaggcaaattccttgtgtgttttggacatacttggcaaataaagatgattctgataatgttaatgtatttaacttatgtctgaagacaccagccataatgttttttgtttgtttgtttttttcagcaaatatggctttaaaacatttaatcaaACCGTAGTCATACTTGATAGtgctcgttagcgtagcataaacaggaagtcagctatttcCTTCTGGGCACGTGATGTTCCACATAAAGCGGATTGTGGATGACTGGAAGACACAAAACGAATTAAGGCATTGAGCAGGGCAAGACTCACAATAAAATTAACATACTAATCCAGGGTAGTGACTCTATTAATCACAACCctttgttaaaaaaagtaattctcTATGACGATACTTTCAGAAGAGGGACGTTGGTCTCCTTTCATGTGAGGACACATTACCATCTCGTGGTCAAAACGTATGCTTGCagaacagaaaacacaaaaagtgaGATTGTTATAAACAGTGCTATGAGTCCTgttaataaatttttttaacattttactgCGTGGCAGTCaattattaaagtttgtttacatTGAAACTCGTGGATAGGAACGAAAAAGGAAACGACGCTTGTTCCTTGTTTCCGGGCAGGAAGCGGAAGTTAATTGGAGCCGAGTGGACAAACCAAAATGGCGAGCCAAGAGGAGTCTGTGCGGGAGTTCGTAGCTGTTACTGATGTCGACGAGGAGAGGGCCCGCTTCTTCTTGGAGTCCGCCGGTTGGAATTTGCAGGTACGGGTTTTACGCTATTGGGCTCACGTTAGCGATGTTCTGCGAGATCTAAACAGGTCAGAGGAATGCCTGCGACCAGCGAGTTAGCTGCccagctaatgttagcatgtgtTGCCGGTAATTTATGCAAGTCACTCACTGACAATAGCCGCCAGTATTTCTCTGTCATCTGAGCCGCGGATATTGAAGGTACAGATAGTGAATGTAGCTGCAACGCACACATAGTCTCAAAATgccactttattttattattattattattatttgcaacTACACGTGAAATAGTGGCACCGGTTTACCACGAACCTGTCTACCTAGCTGGAGTTAGCCTGGAGTGATGGGGACAAAATCGTTGTTGTTACTTTGACCATTTAATGAGAGCATTTAAAGTGCAGGTGACGTCATACAACTGAGGCAATCGTGCACACGTGAACTCATCCAACAAGGCAGTGACCGAGTTTCATATAAGTGTGCTGTAGTGTATTGTAACTGGTCTCATCCAGTTTGTGTAGCGACTTGTTGCTAGGCTAAGTTGAAAGGGGCTCAATCATAACTGCCTCATGGGCCAATTAGGAAGCAGTGCTGTTTCCTCAGAAACTTGAAGCGGAGACCTGAATTTGAAAGGACAGGGAGAGGTGGCAGGAACAGGAAGTcactctgacacacacaaaataaatatactcCCAAAATAATACTAAAAGGATTTTGAGAAGGGATGTCCCGATGATATTTTTATGGACCCCAGTGCCAGACACCTGATTTTGAGTCCCAATCCGATACCTTTGCAATGCtttaaaaagggaaaaagttaatcataattttttttgtataagtATCACATTAAAAGAGTAAATATGCAAGAACATTTAATACATACACAATAAATAACTATACCGTGTAGCTACTTATACACATACTAatgatgcaccaaaatgaatAATTCTTGACTAAAAcccaaaaatgaggaaaaacagaaTGCTGAAACATCAAAAGAAATTAGTATGCcaattatttgtaaaattgcatttatggctttCACTGTAGACTTaaccaacctatagaaattcacttccaaacccatttgtttgaatttccatCGTAgtaaaattttgtcaagaacatcaCTGAAGACACTACTTGCTACAGTATATAAGAATAGTATGAAGTTTCAAACGAAATAAAAGAGGAGGCAATGGTTTTCAACAATATATTTTATCGAAACTTCAGTTGTGTTACAGGGATTGTTGTTGCAAGAACTTAATAAAATCCCACTTTCTTTGACAGTCCCTGAATTAGGGTTGAACAATTTTGGAAAATCTAATCATCTACTCAAACCCCCCCCCACTCAATATTGCGATTTAATatgcaattattttttcaatgttcTCGTCACACgtattttttaacaaacagaaaatataaattaatctgtattacaataaacaatatcagatttattatacatattttttggtCTTATTGGTTAGTATTACACTAAAATAAAGGCAAATGAACCATGAATTaatataaattaatatatttaCTTCAATTGCAGTTGTAAATTTACTAAACATTTTGACATGGAATTTTGTAAAACATTCTGCCAAACAAGGGTGGTGTATCAGATTACAACAATAATGCAAACAAACCTGTGGCTTTACCACTTCAGCATGTTCACCTTTTCATGGTTCATGAAACATATATTAACATGTGGACTGCACTTCTTAAACACTGAACTTATCTAGACAGTCTGtaagtaaacaaaataaacatcaaaGCCCACTGATCTCCAATGCAGTGAGTAACATCGCACATACTAAAGTCATATAGATATATACTCTCGAACATGTCAGTAACTAATCCTTTTCGGGTGGTGTTTGACCCACTTGACACActggtctttttattttttagccatCAAGTTTTCATATATAGCCTTGTGATACTTTCATAGATACTGAAATAAGTTTGTCATGCTACCCCTTGTTATAGCTATGGTAGCAACTAGTAGGGCAACAAGTCCTTACTCTGACGCATCATCTTTCCTAGATCCAAAAGAGTCCCAGGCTACCAAAGTACTACTACTCCTTGACACCAAACTtagggcggctgtggctcagtaggtagagggGGTAGGTCATTGGTTCGAATCCCGACTGTctgcatgtcaaagtgtccttgggcaataCACTTaactgtatgaatgtgtgtgtgagtcggtgaatgtgaggctttgtaaagcgctttgggcactgtgatggtgtagataaagcgctatataagtgcagccCATTTACCAAGAGGTTATCCTCTCTGATCTGCAGGGGCCATTTTCAGAGATATTGTAGCgcaaagttttgttttgtttctgttcttCTGCTGGAGCCATGGAGCcagtgttgttttttccccaggtGCGTGAAGGCGTGAAACTACTTTGTGAGTTGATGAGCGGTTTGGGGGAAGTGATTGGAGATGGAAGAGAAGATTGTGACAGATTATGATTGTTGTTTTGGCGTGGTTACGGccctctttttttattattattattgcattcTCCTACAGTCCCATTTCGGTTTGAATTCGATTGATCATTCTGCCCTAACCTGAATGTATCAGGGGTTGGTCCTAGTGGAGCAGTGaggagacacacacgcacgcaccctGGCAGTGAGGAAATACGGGaggacaaactttttttgacaCATTAAGCCTTCATCTTGACAATAAAGAGATTATTAATCAACCATGGCTTGCCTCCACGTCATTGTGTAAGCAAATGGCACactatacaggaagtcctcgagttacgacacACTTGACCTACAACGTTTAGATTTTGCGATGCCCATACCtggtccgccattttgtcccagcactatagtgtttctgcttagctagtgcaaagtgtgtgtctgtgtttgtgcggtgggagtatctttgcctttttcgccctccttttttcacactctcaccagtaatggtaagtacatcatcttatttttttattttaatgtattttagtttctttatacgaagtgttaacctttcctgctacggtcacctgaccgtggtcgggaaaCGCAGGGGTTAGCTCCCTTCTCTCGCTGCACAGCTGAGCTTTGTGGCGGCAACAATGAAGGCacaaagcaccgatttgctgctttaccGGCTTTATTATAGCGCCTCTGCACAGTCGACGTCAATGGgtcctcttttttatttttttttattttttatttttttaaattttattttataatataacTGTTACAGGAGGGTGTTTGGTGGTGAGCATTTACAGTGTACAGTGTTAGCTGTAGCCTTTTCAGCGTGTCCAAAACACATAGCTATAGCTATAGTGGAATtactaaaagaacaaaaaacttTTTACAAACTTTGTCATAGACTCAATTGGATCGTGACAATCCTAGAGGCAAGTATATTTCTACAACTGAATGACTGTCTCTCTTGCTTTGTCACAGCTTGCACTTGGTAGTTTCTTTGAAGATGGAGCTGATGATGACATCGTGTCACTGCCTCACCTTGAAGGAGGATCCTCAGTGTCCAGATCCACGGGCCCAAGGTTGTATTTACACACTCATTTCTTGcaacataaattttttttcctcattgttgaTTGGGCCATGATGTCAGACACACCTGCATGAGGtgagagctgtatcaaatattgttacaacaataataattccaggtctgattgtttttgttttgctggaTGTAAACTGCATGGTTAAAGTGACACAATTCCAATTTTCTGTTCTGAAGTGGTACAATTCAGTTATGTCATCATGGTAGTGtttaggaaacaaaaaaacacgtctTTAGATCGGAATCGGGCCTCTTATGTGGATACAAATCCAACCTGTGTTAGATATGTGCCAATGTTATTGCAACATAAACATTTCAGATCAGATATATCCAGTCAATGCGAGCTTGATGTCATCATAATGCACAAATTGTTGAGCCATGTAAATGTACGActgcccaaacaacacaaataagcaTGTTAAAAAACATCTGATTTAAATCTAAACTATAAAATAGACAAATACTGTCTAAATACGTTACATTAGCAGTGCATCGATCATTAGATGAGCAAAATAATTGCAGACTTCGGCAGTGGAGTAAGGCAGAAGTTTTcctcatttaaataaatgagGGACGAGTCGGCCCAGGCCCACTGAAAGATATGTAAcgttaaatatttgtatttacacTACCAGTCAAAGATTCGGACCTTTTTTGATCTACTATTGTTTACTTTTGTTGATAGTCGTAGGTAGCGTTATTTACATGATGTATGGGCGTCTATGCAATGTGGGATGTTTTGTATAGTCTGTAAGTTTAAACACAACCATATCGGATATATGCGTGACTTGAATTGTACATGGAAATGGGTTGTCCAAGAAAGTCGGTTACAGGCATTGAATCGGAGTTGGGCACTTgaacctgcagtgtaaatccagcctttgaTTGTGCAAGTCTACTTAATGTTTAGTGGTAGCTCGACGTAACAatccggtttttttttttcttcataaccAGCTCTCAACACCGAGTGACGTCATTCAGAGACTTGATGCACGAGGCGGAAGAAGAGAGTGATGAAGAAGAAGGTCAAAGGTCAGTCAGTAAATCAATAACAACAAGGTAGGATGATAAACATTCCTAAAATAGGAAAGTAAACtttgcaaaattaaaaaaaagaaacggtgATGCCTCTAAACATGCTCAGACATCAAGACTACTGGTGATCAGCTCCACCTATCATCATGAAAGCTCTAGCTATCATGAGACTGATTCAATGCTGGGTAAAGGTACTAATGATGGTACAAGATGATTTTGGTCCTGAGCCATATGTCACACTGAACCTGACCAGAGATCAGTGTGTGCTCAATTGAGCTCTGCCTCTGGCTCTGGAGATGGGGCGCTTCCACTCCGTCCCAGAGGGGGAACGGACATGTTATTTGTGTCACCTAATTAATATTGAAAATGAacgggatttttttgttttactgtccTTTGTATCACGATTTGTAAATTGTCTGATGTGACTGTATATTTGTTTGCAATGTCAGATCAAGAAAGACAAGTATTCAAGTATAAGCCATTTTATTTGGCTCAATTTTTGTTAAGTGCTTATCTGCAATGGAAGAGGAcagtcttttttaaatatagttttggATGTCTGCCTCCTGTTAATTTTTGTCTATTATACGTCCATGTGGGCTGGGCACCTTTAATGGTGTATGACAGCAAGAAAATTGTGCCATTACATGACAACCTTTCAAACTCCGATTTACACACTGTGATCTGAACCCACGCTGCGtggaagtcaggcaaatgtctATAGTATCAGTGACAATATCTTCACAACAACCCTCCGCACATTTACGGTTCAGCATTTGCAACTTTGCATGTTCTATTCTCCATTACTTgctgaaaaactgtttttttcctcacagaccaaaaataataaaattattactttggtactatcttgtggtatcttggtGTTATTGTtaggtttaattcattgatagtttttttttccatctgtgtTTGAGTTGATTGCATCTCTTGCACCGtcaaaagtgaaactgaaaGTGCTTCTGCTTCATTCCCAATGCAGCTACTAATAGCCTGTGTAGTCTTCTTTTCCGTTACAACTTGCTCATATTCCggaacatttattattgtgtgtaaatgccaaaaggtgagttAATAGCTTAATACAATTTGCCAGAtctagattatttttttattttgcattgccgccattttgtggcatctgtaCGCAATACAAATCCCTTAGAGGAGGTGTCATATATTTGTGGGTTTCCCCTATTAGCGGCAGAGCTTGCTCCCTATTTCCCAGGAATTGTAGGGGTTCAATGTACAGTGCTGAATAAATTTGTGAGACCACCACCAGTGACCAGACCAGCCCAcccaaaattaaaatttgcCTTATTCCATCCTATGAGTTAATACAAAAGGGGTGGGGGTGTTCTGTGGTGATAACACACATTTTGGCATTgccaaaaaaagtaaaccttgtGAAAactggttgagaaatgagcaaattatgacttccatccatccattttctgagccgcttctcctcactagggtcacgggcgtgttggagcctatccaagctgtcatcaggcaggaggcggggtacaccctcaactggttgccagccaatcgcagggcacatagaaacaaacaaccattcgcacttacagtcatgcctacgggcaatttggaatctccaattaatgcatgttttggggatgtgggaggaaaccggagtgcccggagaaaacccacgcaggcacggggagaacatgcaaactccacacaggcgtggccggggattgaacccgggtcctcagaactgtgaggctgacgctctaaccagtcggccaccgtgccgcccaaattaTGACTTCATGACTTTAATTATGAAGTGATCATTGAcgttcccaacatggccgccacataggcatcTCGCTTAGCTGGGCTGCTACACTCCCTCTCATatagtcttcatatctatgaTCAGAACCGCTACACACATTTCCAACTGTGTTAACGCTAATAACCAGGTAATGCTTGATTTACAACCCTGACACATTCTATGAAATTACAGTGACCACACTGCGATGCTTCAGTTCCTCCTCTTGAATTGCTGTATGTTATGTGTTGGCACTGTAATGCTTGTAATAGTGTGGAATGGGCACTTATTAGGCACTTAGAGCTATCACTAGCTAATGGAAAAGCAAAGAGTTTTTGACCAGTGTATCTGATACGTTATGAAAAGTCTCAGTGAAATATTACCACGAATATCTTATTTCGagtcaaaactaaataaaaacataacaaattgCCAGTgggttatatatataaaaagatacTTACTCCCACGTTTTGTCTGCTTATTGCAAGTATAAattagcttgaaacaagtgaaaattgtttaaaaacaaggtGATGAGTGTTATTTTTCTAAGATTGAGTTTTTGTAGTgtgggtgtttattttcagtttaaaaaaaaaatgctggcaGCATCAGGTCGCTTTCACTGCATAACTACAAATCTAGTTAAATGCTAGTTTACGAAAGGACACCTTATGTAACACTATTTACAAAAGTCTGCTTTACAATAGATAGACATGCGCTTTTTAAAGAAGTCAGCCAGGTGCAGGTGAgggactgttaaaaaaaaaaaaaaaaaattacatggttAATGAGTTTGTCTTCGTTCTTTAATGTGtagttgttatactgtatatactacatttccaacagtgttgtctattactcaaatcaaaaggtgaccttaaaaataaatgatttcttCTTTAATAGAGCTAGAGActagccaaaatgtttttaatattccttTCCTCTGAGCATACTCATTGTATTCATACTGTTACAAaaagtctgctttttttttaatatacaataaACCAGACTTATAATGTATTGGATAAAGATATAAAtagacataataataataataagtaattattatttttatctattAGTGGCGTGGCTAGCCCTATTTTGCATCGTCCaccaaatggtctttttcaaGGCTAAAGAGTTCGATCACATTTCAGAAGGGTACTTTCCAAAATTAGGTCGTGGGTTCAGACCCCCCAAAGTACTCGACCTAGACTCACCCCTGACCACCACCCAATGTAAGATTTAGTTCTGTAATGGTCATTACACTATTATGTAGAAGCTCTTTAGCACGCAGgatacttttactttttactaaaatataattattaattttttggttaaaaaaatagttaGAAACTATTAGTTAGAAACAACAAAACTGAACAAAATAGCTGAgaacattattatttgttgaGTAATTTGTTCTTTGTGTACTAATTAAGACTGTTAGCCTTTGGTTGGCTCATCTATCCCCCGTATTGTGCCTCTCTTCAGGTTCTTTGCAGGGGGATCAGAGCGCAGTGGCCAGCAAATCGTTGGGCCTCCTAAAAAAAAGAGTCCCAATGATGTGGTGGAAGATCTGTTCAAAGGGGCCAGAGAACACGGGGCTGTGCCTTTGGAGCGCAGTGGGAAGGGGGCAGGAGAATCCAGCAGAGCGAAAGtaaatgaagaaaacaagtTTTGTCCAGtacttcaaatgtttttcagttttgatgttttattgTTGCATTGTCTCCTCATGTCTTAGGCCTTCGACGGAGGTGGATACAGGCTTGGAGCAGCTCCTGAGGAGGAGTCAACATACGTTTCTGCTGGGAGACGTGACCCCAATGCCCAACAGGATGTAAGTCGGCAtcacagtaataaaaaaaaaaattaaaaaaaataaaaaaaataaattattaaaatgtttttgttttttaatgctcATTACCCATTGCACTGTAATTACCACCAAACACCCACAGTTTATTTAAAGGGCCGGTATTTTGCCAAATCAACTTTTTcaagtatttgggatgtaatgttgtctctatggtgcctcagtaaacgtgaaatatgaattaaaatggcccacgcattcctgagttcgaCGTTTTTTCTGCTGAAAATAAACTAAAAGAAACCTAGAACTATGCATTTggggctctttttttcttttttttccctgttgtATCAAACTCTTACCGAACCATGACCCTGAAACCGAGGCACGTACTAAACCGAGACTTCTGTGAACCGTTACACCCCTAATACTTCGCTTGATTACTTGCATTTCTTTGTCCATTCCGCCGTCGTCTTGTAAGCAAGCTCTTTGTCAGTCAGCGAGGACAGTCTCATACCCCTCGCCTCCTAATGAGTTCCAGACCACACTTTGTTTGAAGGGGTATGTAGTCCTTTATCTTATCCCTAACCCTAGCCTTACGGAGAATTGGGACACCCCTTCGTTCTCGTGACCGTGAAAAACCGAGGACTAAGGTATGGAATTGAAAGAGAAGCGTAAAcccaattataaataaataataataaataaactctttgttatattgcagccatttattaaaatcatttagttcattttttcctcattaatgtacacacagcaccccatactgaaagaaaaaaacttaattgttgaaatttttgatttattaaaaaaagaaaaactgaaatatcacagagccataagtattcagaccctttggtgtgacactcatatttaactctgatgctgtccatttcttctgatcatctgCAGAATCATCCTCCTGTGCAGCTCTATTCCttaatgtttttgggttttttacGTTAGGTACACGTGGTGCTAAAACTGTGGAAGAGTGGTTTCAGT from the Phycodurus eques isolate BA_2022a chromosome 1, UOR_Pequ_1.1, whole genome shotgun sequence genome contains:
- the nsfl1c gene encoding NSFL1 cofactor p47, whose amino-acid sequence is MASQEESVREFVAVTDVDEERARFFLESAGWNLQLALGSFFEDGADDDIVSLPHLEGGSSVSRSTGPSSQHRVTSFRDLMHEAEEESDEEEGQRFFAGGSERSGQQIVGPPKKKSPNDVVEDLFKGAREHGAVPLERSGKGAGESSRAKAFDGGGYRLGAAPEEESTYVSAGRRDPNAQQDVHVVLKLWKSGFSLDDGELRNYSDPSNAHFLEAIRRGEIPLELRQRSRGGQVNLDMEDHRDEDFTKPRMAFRAFGGEGQKLGSAAPELVSAPATSQQDQAANEAQASASVSLDTSQPVTNIQIRLADGGRLVQMFNHTHRVSDLRQFVVAARPTMAARAFILMTTFPNKELSDESQTLQQANLLNAVIVQRLQ